The stretch of DNA CGCTGCCCGATGTTACCCATCCCGATCAGCCCGAGCGTCCGCCCTTTCAGGCCCTGCGCCTTGCCGTATTTGCCCTTATTCCAGGCGCCGGCGCGCGCGTCGCTGACGTTGTCGGGCAGCCGGCGATCGAGGGACAGCATCAATCCGATCGTCAGTTCGGCCACCGCGTCCGCATTTTTCCCCGGGCAGTTCGCCACGAACACCCCGCGCTCCGACGCGGCGTTGACGTCGATGGTGTCGTACCCCGCCCCGGCGCGGACCACCAGCTCCAGGTTCGGATCCGCCTCGATGGCCGCCGCCGGCACCTTGGTCGACCGCACCACGAGCACCGTCGGCAGCTGGGTCGCCAGCGCCGTCACCAGGTCATCGCCCTTCAGCGCGGGCGCGTTGAGCACGGTGTGCCCTGATTTCTCCAGGCGCTCGATACAGGATGCCGGAAGCGCGTCGGCGAGAAGGATGGTCATGGCGGTGGATGGGGAGCTGGTTGCGGGATATGGGATGCTGGATGCAGGATCACGGATCACGTCCGGGATGACGTTTCGTCAAAAAAGGTGCACCAGCAAACCGCTGCGGAGTTTCGGCTCGAACCAGGTAGATTTCGGCGGCATCAGCAGGCCGGCGTCGGACACGGCGAGGAGTTCGGCGACGCTGGTCGGGTACATCGAAAACGCCACGGCGGCCTTGCCGGTATCGACCAGCCGCTCGAGCTCGGCCGTACCGCGGATGCCGCCGACGAAGTAGATGTTGGGATCCGTGCGCGGGTCGCCGATGCCGAGGATCGGCTCGAGGATGTGCTCGCTGAGGCGGGCTACGTCGAGCGTGTCGGTGACCGTGTCTCGCCGGGTGGCGGGCAGCGTCACCTCGTGCCACGAGCCGGCCAGATAGATACAGACGTCGCCGGCATGGCGCGGCGTCGGGGTCTGGGCCGGCCGAAGCGGCATGGCGGCGGACAGCTTTTCGAGGAACGCCGGCGGCGTCATGCCCAGCCGGTAGACGATGCGATTATACGGCAGGATGGCCATTTCCCCCATCGGGAAGAGCACCGCCGGGAAATAAAAGTGCTCGCCGGTTGTCCCGTCCCCCGCTTCTTCCACGGCCGCGGCCGCGAGACTCGCCGCCTTGCAGCGGTGGTGACCGTCGGCGACGTAGAGGTGGGGAATGTGTGCAAACGCCTCGACCATCGCGTCGGCGTTCGGCACCTTCCAGATGGTGTGGCGGACGCCGTCGGGGGCCGTGAAGTCGTACAGCGGCGGCGTCGCCTGAGCGGCCGCGATGCCGGCGGCGACGGCCGGCGAGTCCCGAAACGTGAGCATCACCGGCTCCGCGTGGGCGCGCTGGGTGATGATGTGCCGGGTGCGGTCCGCCTCCTTGTCCGGCCTCGTTTTTTCGTGTTTGAGGATCGTATCGTCGTCGTAGTCGGCCACCGAGACGCATCCGTAGACGCCCGTTTGCGACCGGCCGTTCATGATGAGGCGGTAGACATAGACGGCCGGCTCGTTTTCCTGGATGGCCGCATCGCCTGCGGCATAGGCCTGGAGGTTCTCCGCGCCGCGGGTGTAGACGGCGTCGGCGTGTTCGTCGGTGCCCTCCGGAAGGTCGATTTCCGGGCGGATGACGTGGAGAAAGCTGTGCGGATTGCCGTCGGACAGCTGCCGGGCCTCTTCCGTGTTGATGACGTCGTACGGCACCGAGGCGACGCGGGCCGCGAAGTCAGGATGAGGGCGGAGCGCCCGGAACGGGTGCAGGATGGCCATAGAGGGGAATCGGATCAGGTTCAGAGACGGCGCAAAAGTACGACGCGCCGGCGGGCGCCGGACGGCTTAACAAAAAAGCCACCCGAAATAAGCCTCAAATTCACGGCTCCTCCTTTTGGAGCCGGCGTATAAAGGCTTATCATACCAGTCCTACATCGCGGGGTGGAGCAGCTGGTAGCTCACCGGGCTCATAACCCGGAGGTCGCAGGTTCGAATCCTGCCCCCGCTACGAAAGAAAAAGCCGTCGGTCCAGTTCAAGGGCCGACGGCTTTTTTATGTACGACGTACGTTGGGTTGAGTATGCGCGCTACGATACTCGCGCCTCATACTGTGACGGTTCAATACTAAATGCCTTCTCAATAGCACCCGCTTTGCAGAATAGACGTGGCTGCTGGCGAAAGTTATAGGCTCTGTAAAGCTGGAACCGCTCGCTTTCTTTGCGGGAAACTGCTAGCTCATTTCGAGTTACGAAAAATGGAGTCGATGCTCCATAATTTGTCGTTTTGACTTCGATCAAACGTTCTCGCCCAGAGGTCTCGAACGATAGCACGTCGTAACCGAGACCATCCCCGCGGGTAGCCGACACACGCTCGACTTTGCCAGCAAGGCGATCGTGGCGGGCGTGAAGCAGCCTGGCCACCTCGAATCGCAGAACGAATTCCTCACCTGCTGCACCCAGTGAACGATTATTGGCCTCTAAAGCAAGATAGTCGAAGCCGTGACGCAGTCGACCTGGTTCCTTAACAGAAGACCTGTTATAGCGATGTGGTGATCGCACAGAATCTGACGTAGGGGCCTTCACCAGTGCAGTCAAAATATCATCGAGTGTAGGGATCGATACCAGCGGCTCCGACATCTGTTGCCGAACGAAGTCTGTAAGAGACTTGCTCCGTCCTAATCGATGCTCTACAGCCTCATACAGCAAGTGCTGATAATTCACGAGCGGCTTGTAACCGGCGATATAGACGAACCCAAGTTCAATCAGGATTGCGCTGATATTCTGGTGCTTACGCTCTATCGCCCCGTCGGTCCGTTGATTCAACAAACTTGCAAGTCGCCGCCGATGGGCCGTCTTGTTGAATTCCCGGCCGCGCACTTCGCAATCGAGCATGTCGAAGTAGTCAGCAACGGTTGCCTCGACCTCCGTTTGAGACCAATCACTTGCCATTTTCTGTCTTTTGAGTGCCCAGATACCGAATCAAGTCCCACTGCTCCCAATAGGCTCCATACGAATCAAATGCATAAACGATCTCTTTGGCGGGATGGCTTGGAGTACGGCCGCATTCTCCAGGCTGAGGAGTTCTATCTCCATTCGATAGGTGCGTCACAGCTGTACCTGATGCGAATCACTGCAAATCAAACCAATTAGTCACTTCAATCCCTTCATAATCAGCAAAATCGGCAGTATTTCGGGTGACCACAAAAAGCTCATGCGCCACCGCAACGGCCGCGATCATGCCATCGACAAATGGCGCCGGCCGGCCGGTGGCTTCCAGACGAGCCCGCTCCCGCGCATGCCAGACCGCCGCTACCTCGTCGTACGGCAGAATCGGAATCGAGGGGTACACGACTTCGTTGAGGTAGTCGAAAAGGTACTCCTTTTTTCGCCCCGCCGGCATCCGCTCGACCCCATAAACCAGTTCGTGCCACACCACAATCGGCATCGCCACCTCACCCTGATGGACATGCAGCTTCTCGACGACGTTAGGATTCGGGTGCGGCTTTATGGGTTCAGAAAGGATGTTGCTGTCTA from Rhodothermales bacterium encodes:
- a CDS encoding DUF3883 domain-containing protein; translated protein: MASDWSQTEVEATVADYFDMLDCEVRGREFNKTAHRRRLASLLNQRTDGAIERKHQNISAILIELGFVYIAGYKPLVNYQHLLYEAVEHRLGRSKSLTDFVRQQMSEPLVSIPTLDDILTALVKAPTSDSVRSPHRYNRSSVKEPGRLRHGFDYLALEANNRSLGAAGEEFVLRFEVARLLHARHDRLAGKVERVSATRGDGLGYDVLSFETSGRERLIEVKTTNYGASTPFFVTRNELAVSRKESERFQLYRAYNFRQQPRLFCKAGAIEKAFSIEPSQYEARVS
- a CDS encoding DUF1015 family protein, which codes for MAILHPFRALRPHPDFAARVASVPYDVINTEEARQLSDGNPHSFLHVIRPEIDLPEGTDEHADAVYTRGAENLQAYAAGDAAIQENEPAVYVYRLIMNGRSQTGVYGCVSVADYDDDTILKHEKTRPDKEADRTRHIITQRAHAEPVMLTFRDSPAVAAGIAAAQATPPLYDFTAPDGVRHTIWKVPNADAMVEAFAHIPHLYVADGHHRCKAASLAAAAVEEAGDGTTGEHFYFPAVLFPMGEMAILPYNRIVYRLGMTPPAFLEKLSAAMPLRPAQTPTPRHAGDVCIYLAGSWHEVTLPATRRDTVTDTLDVARLSEHILEPILGIGDPRTDPNIYFVGGIRGTAELERLVDTGKAAVAFSMYPTSVAELLAVSDAGLLMPPKSTWFEPKLRSGLLVHLF
- a CDS encoding type II toxin-antitoxin system VapC family toxin, with product MLRFLLDSNILSEPIKPHPNPNVVEKLHVHQGEVAMPIVVWHELVYGVERMPAGRKKEYLFDYLNEVVYPSIPILPYDEVAAVWHARERARLEATGRPAPFVDGMIAAVAVAHELFVVTRNTADFADYEGIEVTNWFDLQ